The proteins below are encoded in one region of Sphingobium yanoikuyae:
- the folD gene encoding bifunctional methylenetetrahydrofolate dehydrogenase/methenyltetrahydrofolate cyclohydrolase FolD, translating into MTIGKIIDGKAFAAGLRDKVADGVAAFVEQTGRKPGLAVVLVGEDPASSVYVRNKGKMTVAAGMESLEFKRPDSIGEDDLLDLIEELNHDDRVDGILVQLPLPKHIDEAAVIAAIDPAKDVDGFHVVNTGRLATGQDALVPCTPLGCIMLLKDELGDLSGMEAVVVGRSNIVGKPMAALLLAENCTVTIAHSRTRDIASIVHRADIVVAAVGRAEMVKGEWIKPGATVIDVGINRVVDTEDGKGRIVGDVATAEALSHVRAITPVPGGVGPMTIAVLLRNTLVAAHARAGLAKPEGL; encoded by the coding sequence ATGACGATCGGCAAGATTATCGACGGCAAGGCTTTTGCGGCCGGACTGCGGGACAAGGTGGCCGATGGCGTCGCCGCCTTCGTGGAACAGACGGGCCGCAAGCCGGGCCTGGCCGTGGTGCTGGTGGGCGAAGATCCCGCGAGCAGCGTCTATGTCCGCAACAAGGGCAAGATGACGGTCGCCGCCGGCATGGAAAGCCTGGAGTTCAAGCGCCCCGACAGCATCGGCGAAGATGATCTGCTCGACCTGATCGAGGAACTGAACCATGACGACCGGGTCGACGGCATCCTGGTCCAGCTGCCGCTGCCCAAGCATATCGACGAGGCGGCGGTGATCGCCGCGATCGACCCGGCCAAGGATGTCGACGGCTTCCATGTCGTAAATACGGGGCGCCTCGCCACGGGACAGGACGCGCTGGTGCCCTGCACGCCGCTGGGCTGTATCATGCTGCTGAAGGATGAACTGGGCGACCTGTCGGGCATGGAGGCGGTCGTGGTCGGTCGTTCCAACATCGTCGGCAAGCCGATGGCGGCGCTGCTGCTGGCCGAAAATTGCACCGTCACCATCGCCCATAGCCGCACCCGCGACATCGCCAGCATCGTTCACCGCGCCGACATCGTGGTTGCCGCTGTCGGCCGCGCCGAAATGGTGAAGGGCGAATGGATCAAGCCGGGCGCGACGGTGATCGACGTCGGCATCAACCGCGTGGTCGATACCGAAGATGGCAAGGGCCGGATCGTCGGCGACGTCGCCACGGCCGAAGCGCTGTCGCATGTCCGTGCCATCACCCCGGTCCCCGGCGGCGTCGGGCCGATGACGATCGCGGTGCTGCTGCGCAACACGCTGGTCGCCGCCCATGCGCGCGCGGGCCTCGCCAAGCCGGAGGGGCTGTGA
- a CDS encoding response regulator, with protein MIVMGRGQHMHGGNRGQFSAPPPMIHHHGQGADMQVEDNDAMMERVLIVDDHPLVRDGLRSVIAVSFDGCEIFEAASLEEALATLEKQSNFDLVLLDLNIPDVKRLDGLKLLRSRHPILPVVMVSGAFDRAIVREALGAGAAGFIPKSMKRSAIVDALHRVVSGEIYMPDAIDEAPQESAEEADILTRIGSLTPQQRIVLTHLVHGRLNKQIAHDLSVSMTTVKAHVSAILQKLNVFSRTQAVILANRVHFDGDN; from the coding sequence ATGATCGTCATGGGGCGCGGACAGCATATGCACGGCGGAAATCGCGGGCAATTTTCCGCGCCCCCGCCTATGATCCATCATCATGGCCAGGGGGCGGACATGCAGGTCGAAGATAATGACGCGATGATGGAAAGGGTGCTGATCGTCGACGACCACCCGCTGGTGCGCGACGGGCTGCGCAGCGTGATCGCCGTCAGTTTCGACGGGTGCGAGATTTTCGAGGCGGCCAGCCTGGAGGAAGCGCTGGCGACGCTGGAGAAACAGTCCAATTTCGACCTGGTGCTGCTCGACCTCAATATTCCCGACGTGAAGCGGCTCGATGGCCTGAAACTGCTGCGCAGCCGCCACCCGATCCTGCCGGTGGTGATGGTGTCGGGCGCGTTCGACCGGGCGATCGTGCGCGAGGCGCTGGGCGCCGGCGCCGCCGGCTTCATCCCCAAGTCGATGAAGCGCAGCGCGATCGTCGATGCGCTGCACCGGGTGGTGTCCGGCGAAATCTACATGCCCGACGCGATCGACGAGGCGCCGCAGGAAAGTGCCGAGGAGGCGGATATCCTGACCCGGATCGGCAGCCTGACGCCGCAGCAGCGGATCGTGCTGACGCATCTGGTCCATGGCCGGCTGAACAAGCAGATCGCCCATGACCTCAGCGTGTCGATGACCACGGTCAAGGCGCATGTGTCCGCGATCCTGCAGAAGCTCAACGTCTTCAGCCGGACGCAGGCGGTGATCCTGGCCAACCGGGTCCATTTCGACGGCGACAACTGA
- a CDS encoding methanol/ethanol family PQQ-dependent dehydrogenase, which translates to MTGRFTRSFLGAAAIALVAGAAPLLAADAAGGPTDADLMNDAASTGDVLTYGMGPQAQRFSTLNQINTDTVSKLVPAFASSLGGEKQRGQEAQPLVYDGTIYVTGSYSRLYAFDSRTGEEKWEYNARLPDDIMPCCDVVNRGAAIHGDKIIFATLDARLVALNRHTGKVVWNKQIADYKAGYSATAAPLIVKGMVITGNSGGEFGIVGAVEARDVDTGELIWHRPVIEGNMGTLRGKDNGITGKLNATWQGDLYKTGGGATWLGGTYDPETNLLYFGTGNPAPWNSHLRPGDNLYTASTLAIDPETGVIKWHFQTTPHDGWDFDGVNEFIPFDATINGKPMKLGAKADRNGYFFVLDRTNGKFVSANRFVMQTTWASGYDKNGKPIVIPAGRPGAPSATEKGSTVFSSPSFLGGKNWMPMAYSKDTGLFYIPSNDWGMDIWNEPIAYKKGAAYLGAGFTIKPIAEDHIGALRAMDPKTGKIVWEYKNKAPLWGGVLSTAGNLVFTGTPEGYLKAFDAKTGKELWKFQTGSGVVGSPVTWEQDGEQYVAVMSGWGGAVPLWGGEVAKSFKDINQGGSLWVFKLAK; encoded by the coding sequence GGCGGCCGATGCGGCAGGCGGGCCGACCGATGCCGACCTGATGAACGATGCCGCATCGACCGGCGACGTGCTGACCTATGGCATGGGACCGCAGGCGCAGCGTTTCAGCACGCTCAACCAGATCAACACCGACACCGTCAGCAAGCTGGTGCCCGCCTTCGCTTCGTCACTGGGTGGCGAGAAGCAGCGTGGCCAGGAGGCTCAGCCTCTAGTCTATGATGGCACCATCTATGTCACCGGTTCCTATTCGCGGCTCTATGCCTTCGACTCCCGCACCGGCGAGGAGAAATGGGAATATAATGCCCGCCTGCCCGACGACATCATGCCCTGCTGCGACGTCGTCAATCGCGGCGCGGCGATCCATGGCGACAAGATCATCTTCGCCACGCTCGACGCGCGGCTGGTGGCGCTCAATCGCCATACCGGCAAGGTGGTGTGGAACAAGCAGATTGCCGACTACAAGGCCGGCTACAGCGCGACCGCCGCGCCGCTGATCGTCAAGGGCATGGTCATCACCGGCAATTCGGGCGGCGAGTTCGGCATCGTCGGCGCGGTCGAGGCCCGCGACGTGGATACCGGCGAGCTGATCTGGCACCGCCCGGTGATCGAAGGAAACATGGGCACCTTGCGCGGCAAGGATAATGGCATCACCGGCAAGCTCAACGCGACCTGGCAGGGCGATCTCTACAAGACCGGCGGCGGCGCGACCTGGCTGGGTGGCACCTATGATCCGGAAACCAATCTTCTCTATTTCGGCACCGGCAACCCGGCCCCCTGGAACAGCCATTTGCGGCCCGGCGACAATCTCTACACCGCGTCCACGCTGGCGATCGATCCCGAAACCGGCGTGATCAAATGGCATTTCCAGACCACCCCGCATGACGGCTGGGATTTCGACGGGGTCAACGAGTTCATCCCGTTCGACGCGACGATCAACGGCAAGCCGATGAAGCTGGGCGCCAAGGCGGACCGCAACGGCTATTTCTTCGTGCTCGACCGGACCAACGGCAAGTTCGTCAGCGCCAACCGCTTCGTCATGCAGACGACCTGGGCCAGCGGCTATGACAAGAATGGCAAGCCGATCGTGATCCCGGCCGGTCGCCCCGGTGCGCCGAGCGCGACCGAGAAGGGCAGCACCGTCTTCTCCTCACCCAGCTTCCTGGGCGGCAAGAACTGGATGCCGATGGCCTATAGCAAGGACACCGGCCTGTTCTACATCCCGTCCAACGACTGGGGCATGGACATCTGGAACGAGCCGATCGCCTACAAGAAGGGCGCCGCCTATCTGGGCGCGGGCTTCACCATCAAGCCGATCGCCGAGGATCATATCGGCGCACTGCGGGCGATGGACCCCAAGACCGGCAAGATCGTCTGGGAATATAAGAACAAGGCGCCGCTGTGGGGCGGCGTGCTGTCGACCGCCGGCAACCTGGTCTTCACCGGCACGCCCGAAGGCTATCTGAAGGCCTTCGACGCCAAGACCGGCAAGGAATTGTGGAAGTTCCAGACCGGGTCGGGCGTGGTCGGATCGCCGGTCACCTGGGAACAGGATGGCGAACAATATGTCGCCGTCATGTCCGGCTGGGGCGGCGCGGTGCCGCTGTGGGGCGGCGAAGTGGCCAAGTCCTTCAAGGACATCAATCAGGGCGGTTCGCTCTGGGTGTTCAAGCTGGCCAAATAA
- a CDS encoding DUF167 family protein: protein MTGWRRDGDDLILAVRLTPGATREDVGGRWTDEHGAHWLSARVRAVPEKGKANAALIALLAKRLDWPRGAILLESGDTNRLKRLRIQGGAQALDRLTAIIETWIDAT from the coding sequence GTGACCGGGTGGCGCCGGGACGGGGATGACCTCATTCTGGCGGTCCGCCTGACGCCCGGCGCCACGCGCGAGGATGTCGGCGGGCGCTGGACCGACGAACATGGCGCGCACTGGCTGTCCGCCCGCGTGCGCGCCGTGCCGGAAAAGGGAAAGGCCAATGCGGCGCTGATCGCGCTGCTGGCCAAGCGGCTGGATTGGCCCAGGGGCGCGATTTTGCTGGAATCGGGTGATACCAACCGGCTAAAGCGATTGCGGATACAGGGCGGGGCGCAGGCGTTGGACCGGCTGACCGCCATCATCGAGACATGGATAGACGCGACATGA
- a CDS encoding MarC family protein: protein MMELFISAFVTLFVVIDPPGCAPIYASLTSGASIAQRRSMAIRAVGIAAAILLVFALWGKQLLGVLGIELDSFRIAGGIMLFMIAMDMVFEKRTQRREDRAQKIAETPEVEDVSVFPMAMPMIAGPGSIATVMLLMSRADGMVDRLVVLVAVAVTLVLMLGALLAAGPLMAILGTKIEAVITRLLGVLLAALAAQFVIDGLKASF from the coding sequence ATGATGGAATTGTTCATATCCGCTTTCGTCACCCTGTTCGTGGTGATCGATCCGCCGGGCTGCGCCCCCATCTATGCCAGCCTGACCAGCGGGGCGAGCATCGCCCAGCGCCGGTCGATGGCGATCCGCGCGGTCGGCATTGCCGCCGCCATTCTGCTGGTCTTCGCCCTGTGGGGCAAGCAGCTGCTGGGCGTGCTCGGCATCGAACTGGACAGTTTCCGCATTGCCGGCGGCATCATGCTGTTCATGATCGCGATGGACATGGTGTTCGAAAAGCGCACCCAGCGGCGCGAGGATCGGGCGCAGAAGATCGCCGAGACGCCGGAGGTGGAGGATGTCTCCGTCTTCCCGATGGCGATGCCGATGATCGCCGGGCCGGGCTCGATCGCCACCGTCATGCTGCTGATGTCGCGTGCCGATGGCATGGTCGACCGGCTGGTCGTGCTGGTGGCGGTGGCGGTGACTCTGGTGCTGATGCTGGGTGCCTTGCTGGCGGCCGGGCCGTTGATGGCGATCTTGGGCACCAAGATCGAGGCGGTGATTACCCGCCTGCTCGGCGTGCTGCTCGCCGCGCTCGCGGCGCAGTTCGTGATCGACGGGCTGAAGGCCAGCTTCTGA
- a CDS encoding YggT family protein, protein MAYALYQTIVILLDVLWWIIIIQAVMSWLIAFNVVNMGSDFVRTVMVALDRMTAPIYNPIRRVMPDLGALDLTPMVVLLGILIIRQAILPPLFSSLM, encoded by the coding sequence ATGGCCTACGCCCTCTATCAGACCATCGTCATCCTGCTCGACGTGCTGTGGTGGATCATCATCATCCAGGCCGTCATGAGCTGGCTGATCGCCTTCAACGTCGTCAACATGGGCAGCGATTTCGTGCGCACCGTGATGGTCGCGCTCGATCGGATGACGGCGCCCATCTATAATCCGATCCGCCGGGTCATGCCCGACCTCGGCGCGCTCGACCTGACGCCGATGGTCGTCCTGCTGGGCATTCTCATTATCCGCCAGGCGATCCTGCCGCCGCTCTTCTCCAGCCTGATGTGA